The following are encoded together in the Argopecten irradians isolate NY chromosome 5, Ai_NY, whole genome shotgun sequence genome:
- the LOC138323086 gene encoding LOW QUALITY PROTEIN: uncharacterized protein (The sequence of the model RefSeq protein was modified relative to this genomic sequence to represent the inferred CDS: inserted 1 base in 1 codon), with translation MCFIIWQGMXRPWLQVMKTICEKCPEAIQQVNYKGRRPIDITREKLDDNPGQRNHREVIEYLEKLAHYQVKKGISDKMIQTCNITITFIGNNGSGKTCLRKQLSREAFPINGPGSTNLAEFLANYMDWDPLTGFRQKLDEGGEEATGIERLRRIFKRYSAQQTVGEIPGTGQNEKVTEKPDDKSRRSEETDISSITDVDTSHTQQELVGDILHQYDDDTYWYDRELDDDFPNDESDEENIHEFEKKNENPKEKESDTIKGFITLYDFGGETIFYNTHHCFMSGDMVFILLFDVAMCVDAEKGEKEIKSIEKWLFSVGTYSIDDDGVSGTPPIILVGSHLDQVPGSEEDKLKVFGSILDKLYENRRLRRIMENNVHDMFPISNLNDSSKHEDLYEKMWRKIFEVAPFQSEWRKLVPARWVAIEQELLKRKRSGIDIITYPQLREINQHLLVPLSDEDDIQRFLKKLQITGSMLVINLHSNPVIILNPNFVLDALKCIITNPKFTHGFKERMKWNAFAKSGKLPLSDLHAFLRNETTRSFSNYQDIIEVAMETFGLFAKPISDDSGIDYYIVPCMLLEADPDLLQPLLAETDVVTSSSLCFKFEKEFIPFAIWDKVVASCIHRFYCINEHVNDPSIFVRRGFVCLAVDNLWNIVINCNRNAMKVTMFRRDRGHQLPIGSGIQVRNILEYLLQNVLEKNRQNHLKYEFYLHHDFRFSSDDKMIKVDHLKSVSLPCYSSSSGRGWISIEDYRFWFLKTGDRRGHHSGTAEFLINDDVLNRRPSHKEAGRIAKLISGRGYQMFFSDLFLPMHVLDQIMEETRNASFRTRITRIFLHLLNTRPDLTVAEIAAAMQRHEMPYDNLAMTLETNRVNMCNGDDLPKEVLDKLISTLNLAAVANHISAKSYYNLFLELGVDSKAIDRFDVDHDKISDRIRALLQKWIRDNGKSATAKQLLLAMKECDMDTQSLVDYISDVI, from the exons ATGTGCTTCATTATTTGGCAAGGGA GACGTCCGTGGTTACAGGTAATGAAGACAATCTGTGAAAAATGCCCTGAAGCAATACAACAAGTTAACTACAAAGGTCGTCGACCAATAGACATTACAAGAGAAAAGTTGGACGACAATCCAGGTCAAAGGAATCACAGGGAAGTCATCGAATATTTGG AGAAACTGGCGCATTATCAAGTCAAAAAAGGCATTTCCGATAAAATGATTCAGACATGCAACATCACAATTACTTTCATTGGTAATAATGGATCTGGAAAAACATGCCTCCGCAAACAATTATCAAGGGAAGCGTTTCCAATCAATGGACCTGGTTCTACAAATCTTGCAGAATTTTTGGCAAACTACATGGATTGGGATCCATTAACAGGTTTTCGTCAGAAACTTGATGAAGGAGGCGAAGAGGCAACTGGGATTGAACGTTTAAGGCGAATATTTAAACGTTATAGTGCCCAGCAGACCGTCGGCGAAATTCCAGGAACAGGACAAAACGAGAAAGTGACAGAGAAACCAG aTGATAAATCACGACGAAGTGAAGAAACAGACATATCCTCGATAACTGATGTTGACACAAGCCATACACAACAAGAATTGGTTGGCgatattttacatcaatatgACGACGATACCTACTGGTATGATCGGGAACTAGACGACGACTTTCCGAACGATGAAAGTGACGAGGAAAACATACACGAGTTCGAAAAGAAAAACGAAAACCCAAAGGAAAAGGAAAGTGATACGATCAAAGGTTTCATAACCCTTTACGACTTTGGTGGTGAGACGATATTCTACAACACTCACCACTGCTTTATGTCTGGGGATATGGTTTTCATTCTACTTTTTGACGTAGCAATGTGTGTTGATGCCGAGAAAGGTGAAAAGGAAATTA AAAGTATTGAGAAGTGGCTGTTCTCTGTAGGAACATACTCCATAGACGACGATGGTGTCTCGGGGACACCTCCTATCATACTAGTTGGATCTCATCTAGACCAAGTCCCGGGATCG GAGGAGGACAAACTCAAAGTCTTCGGGTCAATTTTGGATAAATTGTACGAAAATCGACGACTTAGACGAATAATGGAAAACAACGTTCATGACATGTTTCCAATATCCAACCTGAACGACTCTTCAAAACACGAGGATTTATATGAAAAGATGTGGAGAAAGATTTTCGAGGTTGCACCTTTTCAGTCTGAATGGAGAAAACTAGTTCCAGCAAGGTGGGTGGCTATTGAACAAGAACTTCTAAAGAGGAAACGATCAGGCATAGACATAATTACTTACCCACAGCTTAGAGAAATTAACCAACATCTCCTAGTGCCGCTGTCAGACGAAGATGATATCCAACGCTTTTTGAA GAAATTACAAATAACCGGATCGATGTTGGTAATCAATCTTCACAGCAATCCAGTGATAATTCTGAACCCAAACTTTGTCTTGGACGCACTGAAATGCATCATCACAAATCCAAAATTTACGCATGGATTCAAAGAACGAATGAAATGGAATGCATTTGCAAAATCCGGAAAGCTTCCTCTCTCCGATCTGCATGCATTCCTGCGCAACGAAACAACCAGAAGTTTCAGCAATTATCAGGATATCATCGAAGTTGCTATGGAGACATTTGGTCTCTTTGCCAAACCCATTTCGGACGACTCGGGCATTGATTACTACATTGTGCCATGCATGTTGTTGGAAGCAGACCCTGATTTATTGCAACCACTTTTAGCTGAAACAGATGTTGTCACATCCTCGAGTCTGTGTTTCAAGTTCGAGAAAGAATTCATCCCTTTCGCCATATGGGACAAAGTAGTTGCATCTTGCATCCATAGGTTCTATTGCATTAATGAGCATGTAAATGATCCATCCATTTTCGTTCGCAGAGGATTCGTCTGTCTAGCTGTTGACAACCTATGGAATATCGTTATTAACTGCAACAGAAACGCCATGAAAGTCACCATGTTTAGGAGAGATAGGGGTCACCAGTTGCCAATAGGTAGTGGTATACAAGTCAGAAACATTCTTGAGTACCTTCTACAAAACGTTTTGGAAAAGAATCGGCAGAATCACCTGAAATACGAATTCTACCTCCATCATGACTTCCGATTTTCGTCTGATGATAAGATGATTAAAGTGGATCATCTTAAATCTGTAAGCCTGCCGTGTTATAGCTCATCATCTGGTAGAGGCTGGATCTCTATCGAGGACTATCGGTTCTGGTTTTTAAAAACTGGAGAC CGTAGAGGACACCACTCTGGTACAG CTGAATTTCTGATAAATGATGATGTTCTAAACAGACGACCGTCGCATAAGGAGGCTGGCAGAATAGCAAAACTGATCAGCGGGAGAGGATATCAAATGTTCTTTTCAGACCTGTTCCTTCCAATGCATGTGTTAGATCAAATAATGGAGGAAACACGTAACGCCTCGTTTAGGACACGCATTACGAGGATCTTCCTTCATCTCCTGAATACACGACCTGACCTCACTGTTGCAGAAATTGCAGCAGCAATGCAAAGACATGAAATGCCTTATGATAATCTGGCAATGACACTGGAAACCAACAGGGTCAACATGTGTAATG GTGATGATTTACCGAAGGAAGTGCTGGATAAGCTGATTTCAACTCTAAACCTAGCTGCGGTTGCCAACCACATTAGTGCAAAATCCTACTATAATCTATTTTTAGAGCTTGGTGTTGATTCCAAGGCAATTGACAGATTTGATGTCGATCACGATAAGATCAGCGACAGAATTCGAGCTCTTCTTCAGAAATGGATTCGTGACAATGGCAAAAGCGCTACAGCAAAACAACTTCTCCTGGCGATGAAGGAGTGCGATATGGATACTCAATCTCTTGTTGATTACATATCCGATGTCATTTAA